In Vibrio atlanticus, the following proteins share a genomic window:
- the atpE gene encoding F0F1 ATP synthase subunit C — protein sequence METVLSFSAIAVAIIVGLCAVGTAIGFAILGGKFLEGAARQPEMAPMLQVKMFIIAGLLDAVPMIGIVIALLFTFANPFVGQLAG from the coding sequence ATGGAAACTGTACTAAGTTTTTCAGCAATCGCTGTTGCTATCATTGTTGGTCTTTGTGCCGTAGGTACTGCAATTGGTTTTGCTATTCTTGGTGGTAAATTCCTAGAAGGCGCTGCGCGTCAACCTGAAATGGCTCCAATGCTACAAGTTAAGATGTTCATCATCGCTGGTCTATTGGATGCTGTTCCAATGATCGGTATCGTAATCGCACTACTATTCACGTTTGCTAACCCATTTGTTGGTCAACTAGCAGGCTAA